One segment of Hugenholtzia roseola DSM 9546 DNA contains the following:
- a CDS encoding alpha/beta fold hydrolase, translating to MKKIVLSLVAFAFYCLVSFGAFAQIKEIELDVPTGNLPTTSQLNTTLQRSQGDILGNGSSDAGNIYYGANPTNPRAGAPVLVFIHGYSSRASTWWENNDMYTRAYNDGYRTAFVSVHPDKNMWVNGQLFRDMLNTVANRYGVSRVVVVAHSKGGLDSDAALVHYGATSRVERVITLGSPHFGTPLADLAQSGWVWWLSNVFGQVNDATYSLQTGYASYFRSQTDSHPNRPNARFRTVGAWGYGGILWFSGVYLNLNGGSSSTGGNDGVVPYYSTKRPNSIHLLGGHGTAATDLDHSEVHKGQYMWQYVKANLPTTLAKEQAQNLAPEPVKNPNAIVESFVQVISTKEGKANLVVEKNTTELLLDIHHLSEADDFVLIAPNGETMRPEILRSAEIVQMDMLGGYVTTLRLEGENLQSGTYTLASRLDATPFVALVNTGTQVGLRLTSDLNDEKWTYRAGEPIALNLQVLAHQPLNAQGAKVTGVISLTSDAEGFDRMTAPTYVVEFEEKAGVYSLHLPKGLPQGLYNLAIHAENGNFSKSLVSSFAVVENTLHQLGTSQKEDETKKASSLRLEAAYPNPMSSQTTVVFENQTLQDVVVSVYDAKGRRVAQQILPELNLGKHQYQWQAEGAENGLYIIEIRTENERLTQKVILEK from the coding sequence CTTTGGTGGCTTTTGCCTTCTATTGCCTTGTTAGTTTTGGCGCATTTGCGCAAATAAAGGAGATAGAATTAGATGTTCCGACAGGAAACTTACCTACCACTTCACAGCTAAACACAACCCTACAACGCAGCCAAGGCGACATTTTGGGCAATGGCAGCAGCGATGCAGGCAATATTTATTACGGTGCAAATCCTACAAATCCGCGTGCAGGTGCGCCCGTTTTGGTCTTCATTCATGGCTACTCGTCGCGTGCCAGCACTTGGTGGGAAAACAACGACATGTACACACGCGCCTATAACGACGGCTACCGTACCGCCTTTGTATCCGTTCACCCCGATAAAAATATGTGGGTCAATGGACAACTTTTTCGCGACATGCTCAATACGGTTGCCAATCGCTATGGTGTTTCGCGCGTGGTAGTGGTAGCGCATAGCAAAGGTGGCTTGGATAGTGATGCCGCCTTGGTACATTACGGCGCAACAAGTCGCGTGGAGCGCGTCATTACTTTGGGTTCGCCACACTTTGGTACGCCTTTGGCAGATTTGGCGCAAAGTGGTTGGGTTTGGTGGCTTTCCAATGTTTTTGGACAGGTAAATGATGCCACTTACAGCCTGCAAACAGGCTATGCCAGCTATTTCCGCTCTCAAACGGATTCGCACCCGAACCGTCCTAATGCGCGTTTTCGTACCGTAGGCGCGTGGGGATATGGTGGAATCCTTTGGTTTTCAGGCGTTTATCTCAATCTAAATGGTGGCAGTTCTTCCACAGGTGGAAATGATGGCGTTGTGCCTTATTATAGCACCAAACGCCCCAATTCTATACACCTTTTAGGCGGACATGGCACTGCCGCAACCGATTTAGACCACAGCGAAGTGCATAAAGGGCAGTATATGTGGCAATATGTCAAGGCGAATTTGCCCACAACCCTTGCTAAGGAGCAAGCCCAAAACCTTGCGCCCGAACCAGTGAAAAACCCCAACGCCATTGTAGAGAGTTTTGTGCAGGTGATTAGCACCAAAGAAGGAAAGGCGAATTTGGTTGTAGAAAAAAATACAACAGAACTTTTGCTCGATATTCACCATCTTTCCGAAGCAGACGATTTTGTACTAATTGCGCCTAATGGCGAAACAATGCGTCCCGAAATTTTGCGCAGTGCAGAAATCGTGCAGATGGACATGTTGGGTGGCTATGTAACTACTTTGCGCTTGGAAGGCGAAAACCTACAAAGTGGCACTTACACCTTGGCAAGCCGTTTAGACGCTACGCCTTTTGTAGCCTTAGTGAATACAGGCACACAAGTTGGATTGCGACTTACTTCTGACCTAAATGACGAAAAATGGACGTATCGTGCAGGCGAACCTATCGCACTTAATTTGCAAGTTTTGGCGCATCAGCCCCTTAATGCGCAGGGTGCAAAGGTTACGGGTGTAATAAGCCTAACTTCTGATGCCGAAGGTTTTGATAGAATGACTGCCCCTACTTATGTAGTGGAATTTGAGGAAAAGGCAGGCGTTTATAGCCTTCATTTACCAAAAGGATTGCCACAAGGCTTGTATAACCTCGCCATTCACGCTGAAAACGGCAATTTTAGCAAGTCTTTGGTCAGCAGTTTTGCCGTAGTAGAAAATACCTTGCACCAATTAGGCACAAGCCAAAAAGAGGACGAAACCAAAAAAGCAAGCTCTTTGCGCTTAGAGGCGGCTTATCCAAACCCGATGAGCAGCCAAACGACAGTGGTTTTTGAAAACCAAACCTTACAAGATGTTGTCGTTTCGGTTTATGATGCCAAAGGGCGCAGAGTGGCGCAGCAAATTTTGCCAGAGCTAAACTTGGGCAAACACCAATACCAATGGCAGGCAGAAGGGGCAGAAAACGGACTTTATATCATAGAGATTCGCACCGAAAATGAACGCCTGACGCAAAAAGTCATTTTAGAAAAATAG